The following proteins are co-located in the Eptesicus fuscus isolate TK198812 chromosome 9, DD_ASM_mEF_20220401, whole genome shotgun sequence genome:
- the EDN2 gene encoding endothelin-2 isoform X1: protein MQEEEPGRSPYSSCARRPDPPLHLSLPSVRAGKGQAAATQEQPVPPRHARGAHLRPRRCSCSSWLDKECVYFCHLDIIWVNTPGQTVPYGLGNPPKRRRRSLPGRCECSSARDPACATFCHRRPWPETVANPGIGSPADVSQAGKTWTTAGELLQRLRDISSAKIRFARRQQEATRETRPTHSRQQKR from the exons ATGCAAGAGGAGGAGCCTGGCAGGTCCCCCTATTCCAGCTGTGCCAGGCGTCCTGACCCacctctccacctctctctcccttctgtgcGTGCAGGCAAGGGCCAGGCCGCTGCCACCCAGGAGCAGCCCGTGCCCCCGCGCCATGCCCGAGGCGCCCACCTGCGGCCTCGGCGTTgctcctgcagctcctggctCGACAAGGAGTGCGTCTACTTCTGCCACCTGGACATCATCTGGGTGAACACTCCCGG ACAGACAGTTCCTTACGGCCTGGGAAACCCGCCAAAACGCCGGCGCCGCTCTCTGCCAGGGCGCTGTGAATGCTCTAGTgccagggaccctgcctgtgccaCCTTCTGCCATCGAAGGCCCTG GCCTGAAACCGTGGCAAACCCAGGCATTGGGTCCCCTGCAGACGTGTCCCAGGCTGGCAAGACATGGACGACTGCAGGAGAGCTCCTCCAGCGGCTGAG GGACATTTCTTCTGCCAAGATCCGCTTTGCTAGGCGGCAGCAGGAGGCAacgagggagaccaggcctacgCACTCCAGGCAGCAGAAGAGATAG
- the EDN2 gene encoding endothelin-2 isoform X2: MVAMPTAWCSVALALLVALHEGKGQAAATQEQPVPPRHARGAHLRPRRCSCSSWLDKECVYFCHLDIIWVNTPGQTVPYGLGNPPKRRRRSLPGRCECSSARDPACATFCHRRPWPETVANPGIGSPADVSQAGKTWTTAGELLQRLRDISSAKIRFARRQQEATRETRPTHSRQQKR; encoded by the exons ATGGTTGCCATGCCCACTGCCTGGTGCTCCGTCGCCCTGGCCCTGCTCGTGGCCCTGCATGAAG GCAAGGGCCAGGCCGCTGCCACCCAGGAGCAGCCCGTGCCCCCGCGCCATGCCCGAGGCGCCCACCTGCGGCCTCGGCGTTgctcctgcagctcctggctCGACAAGGAGTGCGTCTACTTCTGCCACCTGGACATCATCTGGGTGAACACTCCCGG ACAGACAGTTCCTTACGGCCTGGGAAACCCGCCAAAACGCCGGCGCCGCTCTCTGCCAGGGCGCTGTGAATGCTCTAGTgccagggaccctgcctgtgccaCCTTCTGCCATCGAAGGCCCTG GCCTGAAACCGTGGCAAACCCAGGCATTGGGTCCCCTGCAGACGTGTCCCAGGCTGGCAAGACATGGACGACTGCAGGAGAGCTCCTCCAGCGGCTGAG GGACATTTCTTCTGCCAAGATCCGCTTTGCTAGGCGGCAGCAGGAGGCAacgagggagaccaggcctacgCACTCCAGGCAGCAGAAGAGATAG